The nucleotide sequence TTGGGCCAAAGCAAGGATGCTATCGGTGTCGTGATTGCGATCAGCAGCACGCCCGTTGTCTTTAGGGCCAGCCAGCGCTTCGACCGCGAGTACAGACGACGCTGAGCAAGCAGAAGGCGGGCGGCTTCGATAGTGTTCTGCTTGCTCGCTATGATCTTGCTTGTCGGAGGCGAGTATTCGCCTTCGTCGGACGAGTTATCCGCGTCTGTCATCTTCGATGCCTTTCGTTACCGCAAAAGATAACAGGTTGCATAAGTCCACGCACTTGGCAGCATCACCCTTGGTAACCTTGAGCAGACAAGCGGGGTACTGTAATAGCAGATGGACGCGGTGTATGCTGGATTGATTGAGGACAAAGGAGCGGGGATTGCAGCATGGCGAAGACGGCGGCGCAGGCGTTCGACGGATTTAAAGCGAAGCTCGTTCTTACCGAACAGCAGCAAGAGCTAGTTAAGACTCGACGGGAGTCGACTGCCACCTATCTAGCTACCGCTTTCGATTCCACGTCTGACATGCCGCTCGCAAGAACCAAGCTGATCGGCTCGGCGGCCAGAAGTGTCATCATTCGACCGATCGACGATATTGACGTGATGGCCGTGTTCGAAAACAAAGACAACGTCTTTGAGAAGTACCGGTTCGATTCTCAGACATTCCTTTACCGGATACGTGACGCACTCTCCAAGTACAAGGTCAAAGTTGTTGGGGCGCGCGGCCAGGCCGTAAGGCTGTTCTATCAGTCGCCTCCACATGTGGATATTGCACCAGTGTTCAAGTGGAGCGGAGAAGGTACTGGTTATGGCCTCCCAAACGGCACCGGCGGGTGGCTAACTACGAACCCAGACTTCCACGAAGAGTACATGAACGAAAAGAACGCCGCCCTGGGCTACCACCTGAAGCCATTAGTGCGGATGGTCAAACGCTGGAACAACGTCCACAGTAAGCGACTAAAATCGTGGCACCTCGAAGTCGTGGCCGCGAATACATTTTCGTCACTAGGTGCGAACTCGCGCACCGCCAGCATGAATTTCTTCGACTGGGCGCAGACAAGGCTCTATGTCAACGATCCCGCTGGTCACAGCGGTGACCTGTCCTCATATCTTACGACACAAGGGCGCGCAGATGTTATCGCGAGCCTCGCCGCAGCTCATGGCCGTGCCGTCAAAGCCGTGGATGCAGAAACGGCGGGCAACCACGAGGAGGCAATACGATTGTGGCGGATCATCTATGGCGATGAATTTCCCGCGTATGGCTGACCATCTGCCCCCTCACGGCGCTTGCGGCGCCATGATACCTACCTGATTAGGTGCTATGGAGATCACTCACCGCTGAAAGTTACGTCCGTTCCTGCCATACCGCTCTACTTTCGGCACCCCTGCTTCGTGCAGCCGCTCTCTGACTGTCGTCTCTCCCGCTCCAAATTCCTCTCCGATCTGCGCGTAAGTCCAGCCCTCCCGATAGAGCCGAAGGGCGGCCGGCACGTCGTCCAAGCTCAGCCCCTTGGGGCTTGGGTCGATGCCTCGGGCGCGAAGATGCTTGCTAACCGTCCCGCGGTGGATGCCGAACTGACGTGCCAGCCCGGCCACGCTGGTGCCACCGTGGAACCCTGCCACCAGCTCCCACCTCCGAGGCCTGGAGCTGACGGGCCGTTCGCGGCGCGCGGGCAGGTGGACTGTTCACGGGCCGGGCATGGTCAGACCAGGCGGCAGCCAAATTCAGCAGACGTTGAACTCTGGCGGATAGGCTTGAAAGGGCCTCAATCATCCCGACGGCAAAGGGCTGGGCCTGCGGGTCCGGCCCTTTTTCGTGCCGGCCGATCCGGCCCGGGAGCCGGCACAGCGCTCGGTGACACTTCGCTTGGCGAGTGAGCACATGAGGACGCGACCCGCTCCAGCCCGGACGACCGTGAGCTGGCCGGTTGCCCCGGGGCCCCTCAGCTCGCGGGGAAGTAGTGACCGTTGTCCAGGTCGTCGAGCAGGCCGGGCTGGGCGGGTTCCCAGCCGAGGGTCTCGCGGGTGATCAGGTTGGACGCCGGGTAGCTCTGGGTCACGATGTTCGCGAGGAACCCGAAGTGGCCCGGCACCATCAGGGCGTCGACGGGGATGCTCACGACGGGCAGGGCGAGCCGGCGGCCGAGGGCCTCGGCGATGTCGCGGAACGGGATGGCGCCGTCCGCGACCGCGTGCCAGTAGCTGCCCGCCGGGCCCTTTTCCCACGCCAAGCGGAACACGGCGGCGGCATCGCGGGCGTGCACGGCGTTCCACCGGTTGGCGCCGTCCCCGGGGTAGCCGACGACACCTTTCTCCTTCGCCAGCGCGATCAGCCGCTGGAGGAAGCCGGCTTGATCGGTTGTGCTGTGGGCGATGTTGGCGAGGCGGACGATCGACGATCGCACTCCGCGCTCGGCCAGCCCGATGACGGTGGTCTCCACGATGTTGCGGGCCCGCAGGGTGCCCGCGTGCTCCTCGCCGGCCGGCAGGGCCGGGTCGTGTTCGGTGGCCGGCCGGCCCAGGTTCCCCGGCGAGCCGATGCTGCCCGCCGCGACCAGCGGCTTGCCGGTTCCCTCGAGCGCTTCGCCGTAGGCGAGCATGATCGGGACTTCGGCGGCGGCCACGGCGGCGACTCCGCCGGTGGGGAGCAGGTCTTGCCGGTGCGCGACGTGGATGACGCCGTCGGAGTGCGCGGCGGCCTCCTTGAGCCCGTCGAGGTCCTCGAGGTCGCCGCGGTGCACCTTCGCGCCGAGCGCGGACAGCGCGGTCGCAGCCGTGTCCGAGCGGGCCAGGCCGGTGACCTCGTGCCCGGCGGCGATGAGCTCGGGGATGATGTGGGAACCGGCGTGGCCGGTCCCGCCGGTGACAAAAACTCGCACGATGTGTCCTCAGTCCTTGATGGTGACGCCGAGGCTGATGTTGAACCCGGCGCCGTGGTTGGCCAGGCCCATCAGCAGCGGGCCGACCGCCTCCAGCCAGCGCGCCGCCGCGAGGTCGCCGGCATCCAGCGGGCGCAGACCGAGGCTCTCGATGAAGGCCGACACGCGGGCCTTGGCGTCCGCGTCGTCGCCGGCGATGAGCACGTCCAGCCGGCCGCCCTGGGCCAGCACGTGGCCGAAGACAGTGTTGAACGCCTTCACCACGTGCGTGCTCGCCGGAACGGTCTTGGCGATCTCCTGCGCACCGGAGGTACCGGCCGGTGTGACGACCCCGGTGGCGTCGGCGTTGAAGGTGTTGGAGATGTCGATGACGATCTTGCCCGCCAGCGCGTCGCCGAACTGGGCCAAGACCTGCGCGGCGCCGGCATAGGGCACCGCGGAGACCACGATGTCGCCGGCCGGGGTGGCGCCGAACGCTCCGGCCGTCGCGCCGCCGCCGAGTTCGGCGGCCAGGTCCTTGGCCTTGGCCGCGTCGCGGCCGATGACCTCGACGGTGTGGCCGCCCTCGACCGCACGGGTCGCAATGGCGCGGGCCATGCCCCCGAGGCCGATGATGCTGATGGTGCTCATGGTGTGCTGCTTTCTGGAGTCGGAAGTGTCTGCGGGGCGCCCGACATCCATGGTTGCCGCCGGTCCGAGTTGATGTCCAAGACCTCTTTCGGCCGCGGCGATACCCTGGTGGCATTGCCAGACCTCGGGAGGCCCTTGATGGATCTGGATCTGCGCAAGGTGCGCTATTTCGTCGCGGTCGCCGACACGCTGCACTTCGGCCGCGCCGCCGAACAGCTGCACATCGCGCAGCCGGTGCTGAGCCGGCAGATCCGCGCGCTCGAAAAGGAACTCGGCGCCGCGCTGTTCACCAGGGACAGCCACGGGGTGGTGCTGACCGACGCCGGCACGCAGCTGCTGACCGACGCCGCCCCGCTGCTCGCCTCCGCCGACGCGGCCCGCCGCCGGGTGACCGCGGCCTCACTGGGTGGCCGGCGGCTGATGGTCGGCTTCCGGGCCGGTGTCGCGGTCACCCCGGCGATCCACCGGTTCGCCGTCCGGCACCCGGATGTGCGGGTCGACGTGCAACGCATCGAAGCCGACGAGCAAGCCGCGCTGCTGCTCGACGGCCGCATCGACCTCGGCTACGTGCGGCTGCCCATCGACGAGACCGGCCTGCGCGTCGTTCCGCTCTACACCGAGCCGCGGGTGGCGGTCCTGCCCGCCGGTCATCGGCTGGCCGGCAAGGAAGAAGTCACCGAGGCCGACCTGGCCGGCGAACCGCTGCTTTGGCACGCCGACGCGAGCACGCAGCCCACCCGGCGCCCACACGTCAACGCCGGATACCTGGTTCGCGGCGTGGACGAAACGCTCGAGCACGTCGCCGCCGGCCGGGGCATCTCGTTCCTGGCGCGATCGGCGACGGTCTTCTACACGCATCCGGAAGTCACCTTCGTGCCCGTCCCGGATCTGGCGCCGGACCAGGTCTGCCTCGCCGTGGCGACGGCACATCTCTCACCGGTGGTCGACGACTTCCTCGCCGCGGCTCAGGCGGCGGCCGAGACCACGGCGGAATGCGGCAACTACGAAATGTGGCAGCTCGGGGGCGAGGCCGCCGCCGAGGATCGCTGACCCCTCATCGCTGACCTGGCGCGGGAATGGCGTTGTCGATGAGGACGGCGGCGATGGCGGCGGCGGTCGGGAAGGTTTCGGTGTTGAGGGCCCGGTTGCGGGCCGAAGCGCCGTCGAGCAGCAGCGCCAGTTGTTCGCCCAGCTGTTCGGGGTCGGTGGCGCCGGCTTCGCGCGCTGCTTCGGCGAGCCGGGCGGCGACGGCTTTCTTGTAGTCGTGGGCGCTCTGGCGCACGGGGTGGGCCGGGTCGGGGATTTCGACGGATGCCGCGATGAAGGGGCACAGGGGCGTGATGTCGTCCTGCGCCGCGGCCATCGGGAGGTCGAAGACCGCGAGGAGCCGTTCGCGCGGCGTGAGGTCGGTGCGGTCGAACACTTCCGGCATGACGTCGGGATCGAACCGGCGCAGGTATTCGGCGACGAGTTCGTCTTTGCCGGCGAAGTGCTGGTAGGCCGTGCGCTTCGACACCTGGGCCACCGCGCAGAGCTGGTCCATGCCGGTCTGGTTGATGCCTTGCTCACGGAACAGCTGTTGTGACGCGCTGAGGATGCGCTCGCGCGCGCCCCGGCCGCGGCGCAGGCCTTGGGGGCCCTTCTCCAACTCCGTCATGCCCTCAGTCTAGCCGACTTGGGTACCGACCGGTGTACATAGCTTGCGCCCCGGCCCGCCCTCCGCTACGTTAAGCACACAGAACGGTGTACATAACTATTCAACGGAGTGATCGTGGGAAAGCTCGATGGCAAGGTCGCGGTGATCACGGGCGGCACAAGTGGGCTGGCGCTGGCCGGCGCCCAGCTGTTCGTCGACGAAGGCGCGCATGTCTTCATCTCGGGCCGGCGGCAGGAAGCGGTGGACGAGGCCGTCAAGCTGATCGGCCGGAACGTGACCGGCGTGCAAGGCGACGCGGCCGACCTGGCGGATCTGGACCGCCTGTTCGACACGGTCAAGCGGGAAAAGGGCGCGATCGACGTGTTGTGGGCCAGCGCCGGGACGGGCGAGCAGCGCGCGCTCGGTGAGATCACCGAAGAGCACTTCGACACCACCTTCGGGCTCAACGCGCGCGGCACGCTGTTCACGGTGCAGAAAGCGCTTCCGCTGTTCAACGACGGCGGCTCGATCTTCATGACCGGGTCCAACGCTTCGCTCAAGGGCTATCCCGAGTGGAGCGTCTACGCGGCGAGCAAGGCCGTGCAGCAGGCCTACGCCCGCGGGTGGCTGTCCGAGTTGAAGGACCGGCGGATCCGGGTGAACGTGCTGACTCCAGGCCAGGTCGCCACGCCGAAGCAGGAGGAGCTGTTCGACGAGGAGACGATGCGGCAGTTCGAATCCCAGATCCCGCGGGGAAAGATGGGCAGTCCCGAGGAGATCGCGACGGTCGCACTGTTCCTCGCCTCGGACGACTCGAGCTACGTGAACGGGATGGAGCTGACCGTCGACGGCGGCGTCGCGGCGATCTGAGCGGCGCAGTCACCCTTTTCCGATCGTCGATCAAGACGGGACAATTCATGAGCAGCATCAGCATCATCGGCACCGGGAACATGGCCCGCACCATCGGCGCGCTCGCGGTGGCGGGCGGCAACACCGTCGAGGTCATGGGCCGCGATCAAGCCAAAGCCGCCGGCCTGGCCGAGACTCTCGGCGGCAGCGCCACGACGGGAGAGTGGGGCGCCGTCCCGGCCGGGGACATCGTCGTCGTGGCCCTGCTGGCCGACGGCGTCGTTCCGGTCGTCGCGCACTACGGAGAAGCCCTTGCGGGCAAGGTCATCGTCGAAATCAGCAACCCGTTCAATTCCGCGGCCGACGGCCTCACCCACGGCGAGGGCACCTCGATCGCGCAGGAAGCCGCCAACGCCGCTCCGGCCGGCGCCAGTGTGGTGAAGGCGTTCAACACGATTTTCCGCCACGTCCTGGAAAAGGGCCGGCCTGCGGTCTTCATGGCCGGCGACGATGCACAGGCCAAGGCGGACGTGGCGGCGTTCGTCGAGAGCCTGGGCCTGCGCCCGCTGGACGTCGGCGACCTGAAAATGGCGTACTGGCTTGAAGGAGCGGGCGTGCTGACGATGGGCCTCGCCCGCCACGGCGTGGGGAACTGGGACTTCGCCCTCGACGTCACCGAACTTGCCGGCTGAAAGGGTTTTCACGATGAAGCTCGGTCTCGCCATTCCCATCGTCGGCCCCGCCATCACCAGCGCCGCCGGCCTGAGCGCGTTCTGCCGCGGGCTCGAAGACCTCGGCTACGACACGCTGTGGGTCGGGGATCGTCTGGTCACGCCCGTTGACATGCACAGCACCTATCCGGGCGCAGAACAGCCGTACCCGCCGCAGATGACCCGTTACCTCGATCCGCTGCTGCTGTGGACCGTCGCCGCGACGGCGACCAGCCGCATGCGGCTCAACGCCAGCACGCTCAGCACGTTCTACTACGAGCCGCCGCACCTCGCCCGGCTGCTGACCACCCTCGACGTGCTCAGCGAGGGCCGCCTCGACGTCGGCGTGGGGCTGGGGTGGATGAAGGACGAGTACGACATCACCCGCGGTGCGGACTGGCACCGGCGCGGCAAGATGCTCGACGACCTGCTGGCGTTCCTGCACGCGTGGTGGACGACCACCCCGGTGTCCTGGGACAGCGAGTTCCTCTCCTTGCCGCCGGTGCACGCCGACCTGCGGCCGGTCCAGGCGGGCGGACCGCCGATCTGGATCGGCGGTGCGAGCGAGGCCGCGATGCGCCGCGTCGGGCGCAGCGGCACCGGCTGGCTCGGGTTCGAAGGACTGCCGGACGAGGTCGCCGGCCACTTGTGGTCCGTCGCCCGCCGCGCGGCCGAAGACGCCGGCCGCGATCCCGACGCGCTGAAGACGGCCATGCGGATCAACCTCGAACCGGGCACGTCCGTCGAATCACTGGCCGGCAAGCTCACGCGCTTCGCCGAGGCGGGTGTCGACGAGGCGTTCGTGGATGCCTTCGCGGCGTTCCCCAGCCTCGAGCAGACGCTGGACTTCGCCGGTGAAGTGATCGCGCGCACCGGCAGGCTGTGAGCTGCCGAGGCCGGGCGACGTCGCGGCGGAACCGCACGAATCGCTGCGCCGATCGGGTGGATGCCGGGCACTGCCTCAACCGGCGATTGCCGCCGTGCGTTTCGGCTTCGCAATGTGACCGGGCAATGGTCGCCGTCGCGAAGAAGGGGAGTCATCGTGAAACTGGGCTTTGCCACCAGGAAATCGTTCACCGGCCTGATCGTGTCGTTGCTCGCGGTGCTGGGGGTGTTCGCGGCGCCGGCGGTGAGCCAGGCGAGCACGTCGGCGGCCTATCCGGTTACGTCGTTCCGCATAGAATACGGCGCGACCGTTCTCGCCGGCTCCATCACCTGGTACAACCGCAACATCGACATCGTCGGCTCGCTCAGAGCCCGTTCCTCGGGAAAGCAGGCTCATTTCCGTGCCGGATCCGCTTCCTGCTCGTCTGCAGCAGCCACCGGAACGGTGCCGGCCGACACGACTGGCTCCTTCGACATCGGCATGAACTGCGACTTCCCCGGCGGGTTCACCTGGGTCACCGTGCAACTGTGGGACGGGAGCGGCACCTACCTGGACGGCGTCACCTGCACCAGAAAGGGTTGCTAGTCCGGCGCGTGCGCACCGCAGGCTCCGGGCTTCCGGGCGGGGCACCGCCCGGAAGCCCGGACCGTCACTTGAACGCCCCCGCGAACCGGGACGCCCACTCCGCGAACGGGCGCGGCGGGCGGCCCAGCACCCGCGAGACGTCCGGGCTCACCTGCTGCTCCGCCGGTTTCGGCGACCCGAGGATGTCCAACGTCGAGTCCGCGATCTCCGCCGGCATGAAGCCCAGCAAGACCGCGCGCGCCTCCTCGCGGGTGCGCGGCACGAACCGCACCGGCTCCCCCACCGCCTCGCCGATCGCCGCCGCCTGGTCGCGCGGGGACACCGGTGCCGGACCGGTCAGGACATACGTCTTGCCCGCGTGCGCTGCGGACAGCAGGGCGGCCGCCGCCACCTCGGCGATGTCCTCCGGGTCGATCACCGGCAAGGCGACGTCGCCGAACGGCGCGGCGATCGAGCGGGTCGCGCGCACGCTTTCCGCCCACTGCAACGCGTTCGACGCGAACCCCGCCGGGCGCAGCACCGTCCACTCCAGACCCGAGGAGCGCACCGCCTCCTCGGACACCGCCGGGTGACGGCCCGTTCCCACGCCCTGCGAGGACAGCAGCACCACCCGCTCGACGCCGGCCTCGCGCGCCTGTTCCAGCACCGGCTCCAGCGAGCCAGGGAAGCCCGGCGGCACCATCAAGAACGCCGACGACACGCCGGAAAACGACAGCGTCGCCAAATCTCCTTGCCGTACCACGACTCCCGGCGGCGCTGCCGCGATCCGGCGCGATACCGCCGTCACCTCTTCGCCCGCCTCGGCCAGCTTCCGCACCAGCGGTTCTCCGACGTTTCCCGTCGCTCCCACAACCATGATCATGGGAACGACGCTACATTCCTCGGTATAGTAGGTACCTAGAGGAAAGTATTGGCTGGAGGCGCGAAAGTGACCGAGACCACACCCGAGCTGGCCTGCCCGATCGCGCCGGTGGTGGACATCGTTTTCAGCCGGTGGACGACGCCGATCCTGTGGGCGCTCCACGAGTACGGCCGGCAGCGGTTCGTCGAACTGCAGCGCCGCATCACCACCATCACCGCGAAGGTGCTCACCCAGCGGCTGCGGCAGCTGGAGCGCGACGGCCTCGTCGTGCGCACCTACCACGCCGAGGTGCCGCCGCGGGTCGAGTACGAGATCAGCGAACTCGGCCGCAGCCTCGGCCCGCTGTTCGCGTCGCTCTCCGAATGGTCGGGCAACCTCGAGAAGGTCGAGGCGGCCCGGCGGACCTACGACGAACGCAGCTCGGCCCGGTAGGCCTCGAACAGCGCAGGTGCAGGTCCGCAGGGCCGCGTACGGGCTACGGCGTGACGTCCAGGTAGTCGAGGTTCGCCGGGCCGTCGGCCGTCGTCGCGGTCAGGCGGACCGTGTGCGAGCCCGCCGGCAAGGACAAGGACCGGACCACCGTGCTCCACGTCGTCCAGGCGCCGGTCGCCGGGAACGGGACGCCCGCGGCCACCACCGTGCCGTCCACCGCGACGTCCACCGGACGCGCCGCCGTCGTGCCGTTCGCGTAGCCGAACGCCAGCGCCGATGCCGGTCCCGTCACCTGCCACTCGACGTAGCTGCCGACCGCGTTGGCTCCGTTCGCGAAGCCGGTCCCGGAGAAGCCCGCGTGGTTGGCGTCGATCGTGCCGCCCGCCGAAATGGACGCGGACTCGGCTTCGTAGCGCGTCGAACCG is from Amycolatopsis mediterranei and encodes:
- a CDS encoding nucleotidyltransferase, which translates into the protein MAKTAAQAFDGFKAKLVLTEQQQELVKTRRESTATYLATAFDSTSDMPLARTKLIGSAARSVIIRPIDDIDVMAVFENKDNVFEKYRFDSQTFLYRIRDALSKYKVKVVGARGQAVRLFYQSPPHVDIAPVFKWSGEGTGYGLPNGTGGWLTTNPDFHEEYMNEKNAALGYHLKPLVRMVKRWNNVHSKRLKSWHLEVVAANTFSSLGANSRTASMNFFDWAQTRLYVNDPAGHSGDLSSYLTTQGRADVIASLAAAHGRAVKAVDAETAGNHEEAIRLWRIIYGDEFPAYG
- a CDS encoding SDR family oxidoreductase — protein: MRVFVTGGTGHAGSHIIPELIAAGHEVTGLARSDTAATALSALGAKVHRGDLEDLDGLKEAAAHSDGVIHVAHRQDLLPTGGVAAVAAAEVPIMLAYGEALEGTGKPLVAAGSIGSPGNLGRPATEHDPALPAGEEHAGTLRARNIVETTVIGLAERGVRSSIVRLANIAHSTTDQAGFLQRLIALAKEKGVVGYPGDGANRWNAVHARDAAAVFRLAWEKGPAGSYWHAVADGAIPFRDIAEALGRRLALPVVSIPVDALMVPGHFGFLANIVTQSYPASNLITRETLGWEPAQPGLLDDLDNGHYFPAS
- a CDS encoding NADPH-dependent F420 reductase encodes the protein MSTISIIGLGGMARAIATRAVEGGHTVEVIGRDAAKAKDLAAELGGGATAGAFGATPAGDIVVSAVPYAGAAQVLAQFGDALAGKIVIDISNTFNADATGVVTPAGTSGAQEIAKTVPASTHVVKAFNTVFGHVLAQGGRLDVLIAGDDADAKARVSAFIESLGLRPLDAGDLAAARWLEAVGPLLMGLANHGAGFNISLGVTIKD
- a CDS encoding LysR family transcriptional regulator, with product MDLDLRKVRYFVAVADTLHFGRAAEQLHIAQPVLSRQIRALEKELGAALFTRDSHGVVLTDAGTQLLTDAAPLLASADAARRRVTAASLGGRRLMVGFRAGVAVTPAIHRFAVRHPDVRVDVQRIEADEQAALLLDGRIDLGYVRLPIDETGLRVVPLYTEPRVAVLPAGHRLAGKEEVTEADLAGEPLLWHADASTQPTRRPHVNAGYLVRGVDETLEHVAAGRGISFLARSATVFYTHPEVTFVPVPDLAPDQVCLAVATAHLSPVVDDFLAAAQAAAETTAECGNYEMWQLGGEAAAEDR
- a CDS encoding TetR/AcrR family transcriptional regulator, producing the protein MTELEKGPQGLRRGRGARERILSASQQLFREQGINQTGMDQLCAVAQVSKRTAYQHFAGKDELVAEYLRRFDPDVMPEVFDRTDLTPRERLLAVFDLPMAAAQDDITPLCPFIAASVEIPDPAHPVRQSAHDYKKAVAARLAEAAREAGATDPEQLGEQLALLLDGASARNRALNTETFPTAAAIAAVLIDNAIPAPGQR
- a CDS encoding SDR family NAD(P)-dependent oxidoreductase; translation: MGKLDGKVAVITGGTSGLALAGAQLFVDEGAHVFISGRRQEAVDEAVKLIGRNVTGVQGDAADLADLDRLFDTVKREKGAIDVLWASAGTGEQRALGEITEEHFDTTFGLNARGTLFTVQKALPLFNDGGSIFMTGSNASLKGYPEWSVYAASKAVQQAYARGWLSELKDRRIRVNVLTPGQVATPKQEELFDEETMRQFESQIPRGKMGSPEEIATVALFLASDDSSYVNGMELTVDGGVAAI
- a CDS encoding NADPH-dependent F420 reductase, with amino-acid sequence MSSISIIGTGNMARTIGALAVAGGNTVEVMGRDQAKAAGLAETLGGSATTGEWGAVPAGDIVVVALLADGVVPVVAHYGEALAGKVIVEISNPFNSAADGLTHGEGTSIAQEAANAAPAGASVVKAFNTIFRHVLEKGRPAVFMAGDDAQAKADVAAFVESLGLRPLDVGDLKMAYWLEGAGVLTMGLARHGVGNWDFALDVTELAG
- a CDS encoding TIGR03619 family F420-dependent LLM class oxidoreductase, translating into MKLGLAIPIVGPAITSAAGLSAFCRGLEDLGYDTLWVGDRLVTPVDMHSTYPGAEQPYPPQMTRYLDPLLLWTVAATATSRMRLNASTLSTFYYEPPHLARLLTTLDVLSEGRLDVGVGLGWMKDEYDITRGADWHRRGKMLDDLLAFLHAWWTTTPVSWDSEFLSLPPVHADLRPVQAGGPPIWIGGASEAAMRRVGRSGTGWLGFEGLPDEVAGHLWSVARRAAEDAGRDPDALKTAMRINLEPGTSVESLAGKLTRFAEAGVDEAFVDAFAAFPSLEQTLDFAGEVIARTGRL
- a CDS encoding NAD(P)H-binding protein, translated to MIMVVGATGNVGEPLVRKLAEAGEEVTAVSRRIAAAPPGVVVRQGDLATLSFSGVSSAFLMVPPGFPGSLEPVLEQAREAGVERVVLLSSQGVGTGRHPAVSEEAVRSSGLEWTVLRPAGFASNALQWAESVRATRSIAAPFGDVALPVIDPEDIAEVAAAALLSAAHAGKTYVLTGPAPVSPRDQAAAIGEAVGEPVRFVPRTREEARAVLLGFMPAEIADSTLDILGSPKPAEQQVSPDVSRVLGRPPRPFAEWASRFAGAFK
- a CDS encoding winged helix-turn-helix transcriptional regulator, producing the protein MTETTPELACPIAPVVDIVFSRWTTPILWALHEYGRQRFVELQRRITTITAKVLTQRLRQLERDGLVVRTYHAEVPPRVEYEISELGRSLGPLFASLSEWSGNLEKVEAARRTYDERSSAR